One Natator depressus isolate rNatDep1 chromosome 3, rNatDep2.hap1, whole genome shotgun sequence DNA segment encodes these proteins:
- the ENPP4 gene encoding bis(5'-adenosyl)-triphosphatase ENPP4: MLSAMKLILTLFLSGIVACYGGNANDDSIHKLLLVSFDGFRADYLQNYRLPHLQEFIEDGVLVEHVTNAFITKTFPNHYSIVTGLYEESHGIVANTMYEEDTKKTFSEFNDTDPFWWNEATPIWVTNQQQENRRSAAAMWPGTDVKINNTIPHFFMKYNNLVTFEERMENITMWLNNSNPPVTFATLYWEEPDASGHIYGPGDKENMRKVLEQVDNHIGSLIYKLKALGLWENINVIITSDHGMTQCFPDKLIILDNCIGRGNYTLVDKTPVAAILPRNNKTYVYNLLKNCSTSMKVYLKEEIPDRFHYHHNKRIQPIILVADEGWTIVQSGSLTKLGDHGYDNALPSMHPFLAAHGPAFHKGYKQNTINNVDIYPMMCHILRLKPQPNNGTFSNTKCLLVDQWCINLPEAIGIVVGVLLVLTTLTCLIIIMKNRVSSPRPFSRLQLQEDDDPLIG; this comes from the exons ATGTTGTCTGCAATGAAATTAATATTAACACTCTTTCTTTCTGGAATTGTAGCCTGTTATGGTGGAAATGCTAACGATGATTCAATACACAAGTTACTCCTGGTGTCCTTTGATGGTTTCAGGGCTGACTATCTGCAAAACTATAGACTTCCTCATCTCCAGGAGTTTATTGAGGATGGTGTGTTGGTAGAACATGTTACAAATGCTTTTATCACAAAAACTTTCCCAAACCATTACAGCATAGTGACAGGCTTATATGAAGAAAGCCATGGCATTGTGGCTAACACAATGTATGAAGAAGATACAAAGAAGACATTTTCGGAGTTTAATGATACAGATCCTTTCTGGTGGAATGAGGCAACTCCTATTTGGGTGACAAATCAGCAGCAAGAGAATAGAAGAAGTGCTGCTGCAATGTGGCCTGGTACTGATGTAAAAATTAACAACACAATACCTCACTTTTTTATGAAGTATAATAATTTAGTAACATTTGAAGAGAGAATGGAGAACATTACTATGTGGCTGAACAACTCAAACCCACCAGTTACTTTTGCTACACTCTATTGGGAAGAACCAGATGCAAGTGGGCATATATATGGACCAGGAGATAAAGAAAACATGAGAAAAGTGTTAGAACAAGTGGATAACCACATTGGTTCACTTATTTATAAACTCAAGGCATTGGGATTGTGGGAGAACATTAATGTCATAATTACAAGTGATCATGGAATGACTCAGTGTTTCCCGGACAAGCTGATTATACTGGACAACTGCATTGGCCGTGGTAACTACACTCTGGTAGACAAGACACCAGTTGCTGCAATACTACCAAGAAATA ACAAAACATATGTATATAACTTACTGAAAAACTGCAGCACTTCCATGAAGGTGTATCTTAAAGAAGAGATTCCAGACAGATTTCACTACCATCACAATAAGCGCATTCAACCCATAATTCTGGTTGCAGATGAGGGCTGGACAATTGTACAAAGTGGGTCACTTACAAAAT TAGGTGACCACGGCTATGACAATGCTCTCCCAAGCATGCATCCGTTCCTGGCCGCTCATGGTCCTGCTTTTCACAAAGGCTACAAGCAGAACACTATTAATAATGTTGATATCTACCCAATGATGTGTCACATCCTCAGACTAAAACCTCAGCCCAATAATGGAACCTTCAGCAACACCAAGTGCTTGTTAGTTGACCAGTGGTGCATAAATCTCCCCGAAGCAATTGGAATAGTTGTTGGTGTCCTCCTTGTGTTAACTACTCTGACCTGCCTTATAATAATCATGAAGAATAGAGTGTCCTCTCCCCGTCCATTCTCCCGACTTCAGCTACAAGAGGATGACGATCCCTTAATTGGATAG